The DNA window TTGTATAAAGTTAATGAATGGAATTTGATAATAAATAAGAATTTTTAACAAATAGTTGGGGAATAATCATGGTTACAGTTATAATTACAGGTGTGGCGGGATTTGTGGGGAGTCATTTGGCAGATAAATTTGTTAATAAAGGTTTTCATGTTATTGGGATCGATAATTTTTTAACTGGAAGCATAGAAAACATTTCTTCATTACTTGACAAAGACAATTTTGAATTTATTGAACATGACATAATCAAACCAATTAAATTGGATGAAAAGATAGATATAATCCTCCATTTTGCATGTCCTGCAAGTCCTGAGGATTATTTACAATATCCTTTGGAAACTTTGAGGGTTGATTCTATTGGAACCTACAACACACTTGAAATGAGTAGGGAAAATAATGCGAGATATATATTCGCATCCACATCAGAGATTTATGGAGATCCTCTTGTTAATCCGCAACCTGAAACTTATTGGGGAAATGTGCATTCAACGGGGCTTCGTTCCGTGTATGATGAGTCTAAAAGATTTTCTGAAGCTCTTTCAATGGCTTATTATCGGGAATATTGTTTGGATGTTAGAATAGTAAGAATATTCAATACATATGGGCCTAGAATGAAGCTGAATGATGGCAGGGTAGTTCCGAATTTTATTTCGCAAGCATTGAAAAATGAGGATCTGACGGTTTATGGGGAAGGAACACAGACCCGGAGCTTCTGTTATGTGAAGGATCTTGTTGAAGGAATATTTAAGATTTCCAATACAGATAACTTGAATGGGAATATTATGAACCTTGGAAATCCAGATGAATATAAAATATTAGATTTTGCCAAGATTATAATAAATAAGACTAATTCCAATTCAAAAATAACTTTTAAAGATCTACCTGAAGATGATCCTAAATTAAGATGTCCTGACATATCCAAGGTTCAAAGTTTAATTGAGTGGAAACCCCAAACTTCATTAGATAATGGACTTCAAGAAACAATAAAATTTTTAAAAAGTAAATTAGAGTAAAAATTTAAATTAAGAAATAATTTGTAAATGTAAATATCTGTAAATTATAATCTAATTTATGCAGAATCTATAACCTAGTAGGAAAGACAGGACGTCAGAAAATGGAAAAAAAGTATGATTTAACAGTGGCGTATAGAATATATCCAAAAATATCATGTACACCTGCGATTTATGGTGATGATAAATATAAATTATCTGAATTTTGTTTAAAATCATTTAAAGAATCTTTGGGAAATCTTAAAGTAAAAATGATTGTTCTATTAGATGGTTGCCCCCCAAAATATAGGGAACTTTTTTTAAAATATTTTGATGAAAGTGACATAGATTTTTTTGAATTAGATAAAATAGGAAACCTTCCCACGTTTAGCTTACAAATAAATTTGCTTCTAAAACAAAATTATTCTGAAATCATATATTTTGCTGAAGATGATTACTATTACCATCCAAACCAGTTTTTTGAAATGATTGATTTTTTTAATAAAAATGATGATGTTGATTTTATTACACCTTATGATCATTCAGATTACTACAACAGGAATATACATAATATTAAAAGATATGAAAGGATGTATAATGGACGTCAATGGAAAACAGCGAGCTCTACTTGTTTAACATTTTTGACATCCAAAAAAATACTAGATGAAACTCAAAATATATTTTTAACCTATCAAAAGGGAAACACTGATTTAGGTTTGTGGTTAAGCTTAACTAAGTCTAGTTTAGATCCAAAAATCATAATAAAGTCATTAAATATTTATACCATTAAAAGTTTGTATAAAACATTCGTTCTGACTCAAGATCAAATTCATAATGGTAAAACTTGGAAATTATGGTTTCCCATCCCTACAATAGCTACTCATTTGGAAAAAGAATTTATTTCACCCACAATAAATTGGGAAAACATTGTCAGCAAGGAACTTAATAAATGAATACCAAATAAATCCAAATATTTTTTTCTAAATTTTTTTGTTCTTTTTATCTTGCGGGGGTTGCATAAACTGTACTAATGGTCATTAAACCAACATTTTGCTTAACAAATTTTTTAATATTTAGCTAACCCCATTCCTGTGTGTTATTTCTTCATTAATCCTTAAGCGCTTAAATAATTCCATCATTTAAGATGATAAATCCTAACTTAACACCTAACTGAATTACATTAAACTTAAGGAATATTTACTCAATAGACTTAATACGGCTTCGATAATCATATTAATATAATGTGTTTTAATACAAAATTTAAAATTATATATACTAAAAAATAGTTTAAAGGAAATGAAATAAACAACCAATAGATTTCTAGAAATTCTCTTAACTTCCTGAAATATTTAATAAATTTCTAAAAAATTCCATCGAATAAACCTCGATAGTAGGTGATGAATAGGTTTTTGTTAGTATGGTATATGCTGAGAAGTATTGGCAGTGTTATGGCCATAAAAATTTGTAGAATAATAAATATTAAAAAATCTCCTGGTTTGGCCCATTTTTTCATGAATATCCATCTGTTACGGGTTATATAATACAAACCCACTTCATTTGAAATACCACCGCCTGATCTTGAGACTTTGTGCCATATTTTGGATTTAGGAATGTAAATATTTTCATAACCCTTTAATGCTGCTCTCAATTCCAGATCGGTCTCTTCAAAATATAAGAAATATTTTTCATCGAGCAGACCTACATCCTCTAACAACTCTTTTTTAATTAGTAAGGCAGCACCGCTAATATAGTCGAAATGATTTTTTATTTGATATTGGCCATGGTCATGTTCTTGGTTACCTATATGCAGTCCCCTAGCAAATTTCCAGTCAATTTTACCTCCAACACACCATATGGTCTCTGGTTTATCATAGTAATATATTTTTGAACCTAAAAATCCTATTTTTTTATTATTCTCACCCTCTTTGACCAGTGAATCTAAAAAATATTTGTCTACTACTGTATCGTTATTTAAAAGTAGTACATATTTTGATTCTAGGTTTTCCAGGGCATATTTCATTCCGATATTGTTACCTTCTGCAAAACCATCATTTTTATGGTTTATTATTAATGTTAACTGTTTATTTGGATTTTTATCAACATTCCCATTTTTGTTTAGAATTTGATAATCTATAGGTTTATTAAGAGAAGAATAATCAAAAAAGTCTGATTCTACGTTTATTTTACCCTGAGCGTATTCTACTATTTTTTGTACTGAATCGTCTGTAGAATTGTTGTCTACCAGCACTACTGTATAGTTACGATAATTTATTTGGAAAACTGATTCTAAACATTCTATTGTATCTTTCCAGCCGTTCCAGTTTAAAATGACTATAGCAACTCTGGGAGAATTCATAGAATCACTGATTATTTTAATCTTTTCCTTAACAACTTATTTTCCTTTTGTACAATAAAGATCTCTCGTTTAAGGAGACTTATCTGGGTTGCTATAAACCCAAAAATTAGTATTTGAATTCCGGATATGATCATAAGAACCATGAAAATCATCAAGGGGCGGGTTGGATCCAGGGTTCCTAAAAAATACTGATAAAACAAGTAAATCCCACTTATGATTCCAATTAGGAGCATAAATAATCCTATTACTCCAAACAGTATCATTGGTTTTTCATAAAAAGAAAAAAGTACATGCGATATTGTTTTGGATTTGATTTTAATTTTAGATTCTCCCAGTTCACGACCTTCAAGAACAACGGGAACCTCTTTAATCTTGAAACCAGTTGCTATTGCTTTGGACAATATTTCCAGATTTATTTTAGTACCATTGGATTCTATTTCCATTGATTCCAAAACTTCTCGTCTGTAAGCTCTTAAAACACCAGTAACGGTGTTAAGGTTTTCTGTCATAGAGTAACCAATGAATTTGTTTGCAACCTTACTTATGAACAATCTATTAAATGGAACATTTTTAACGTCTCCCCCTTCCATGTATTGTGAACCTACTACAATATCTATGGATATATCGTTTTCAAGTTCTGATACTAAAACTGGTATGTTTAATGCTCTGTAACTTAAATCGGCGTCGATAGTTATAATAATGTCTCCATCAGATTCTTCAAAACCTGTTCTTATAGCTTTTCCCATGCCATAGTTTGTTTTATGTTTCAAAACGATTATGTGACTGTTTTTTGCTCTAAATTCATTTAAGAGAGAAAAGGTTTTATCTGTACTCCCATCATCCACAGCTATAATTTCAAAATCAGAGTAATCATTCAGGGCATTGTTGATTTCAGATAAGGTTCTTTGAACGTTTAACTCTTCATTAAACATGGGGACAATTACAGATATTTTCATATTAATGAATCAGAGGGCTTTATATTTATCTTTTTCCACAAAATTGGATAATCACAATTTAACTATTTATTATTGAATCAAAAGGAATATTGGAAGGGACTATCTTGTTTTATTCAATTTTTTGAGATGTTTTGGAAGAGGTTTTATTCGCGCAGGTGCACCTATCGCAAGAAAATATTCTGGAACATCGATGGTTACAATAGCACCAGCAGCTACCATTGCCCCCTTTCCAATTTCAATATCAGACAAAAAAGTAGAATTTGAACCTATGGATGCTCCTGTTCTAATAACTGGACCTTTAAGATCGTAATCAATCCTGAGAGGGTATTTGTCGTTTGTAAAACATGCACACGGCCCAATAAAAACATTATCTTCAATTAAACTATTTTTTGGAATATAAACACTTGATTGAATGTTAACATCGTTCCCGATGGATGTGTATCCCTCAACAATGGAATTTGTTCCTATTAATACATTATCTCCAATATATGTCTTTTCTCTAACAACTACTCCATGTCCTGTTGTAAAATTATCTCCAATATTGACATCATTGTAAATAACAGTGTTAGAGCGAATAAATGAATTTTTTCCTATTACTGGTAGTTCAGATTTGGATTTGTATTCAACACCTAATATGATATTTTTGTTATTATTCCCCTTTTCAACTATTTCGTCTTGATGGTTCAATAACAAATTTCTGAATTTAACCAAATTATCAACCCACTACCCTTTTTCCAAAAATTTTATGGATATTTTAAAAAACTAATTTATTTTTTTTATGTGATTATAATTATTTGATTTATAATAACTTACTTTTTGGGTATTACAAAGTTGATCTTGTTCAGTTATGTGAATAGATCTTATGTTGACGATATTACCAAATTTACGATATCAACTAATCTTTTATAATATGTTGTTCAATCTTTGGTTGAGGTAAATATTATGAGAAATTGGTCTATTTTAAAAAATAATTGGGATATTTTAATTATTTTTATATCTTATTTCTTCCTTGTAATTTTAATATTTCCTTACTTTCAATTCAAAATATTAGGTGATGAAATATCCTACATAAATATAGCACATGCTTATGCGTTAGGTCATTGGGCAAATGCGATTAATGGATATTGGAGCCCAATGTATTCTTGGTTGATGGTTCCATTTTTGATAATTTTCGGATTTAAACCGATCTATGGAGTTTATATTTCCAAATTCATTTCAATCTTTATTGGCCTATTCACCATATTCTGTGTCAGAAGAATGTCTCAAAAATTAGATATAAATAAAAATATAGAAAGGATATTACTTTTTGTTTTAGTTCCTTCAATAACATTTTTTGTATTACTTTATAATACTCCTGACCTTCTACTAGCTTCACTTTTAATATTATATTTAAGCATATTATTTCAGAGAAATTATGCTGATAATCTTAAATATGCAGTTTTATGTGGTATTATAGGGGCTTTGGCTTTTTTTACTAAGAGCTTTGCATTTCCATTCTTCATAATTACTTTTATATTATTTAATCTAATATTTTACTTCAGAATAAAAATTCAGATACAAAGAAAAAATATTTTAAAAGGATCTATTTTGGGTTTAACAATTTTTTTATTAATCAGTGGATTATGGATTGGAGTAATTGATGAAAAATATGATAAGCCAACTATTTCAACATCTGGTGAATATAACCAAGCTTTAGTAGGTCCGGAATATAAAGTGAATATAATGGACACTGGTATTTCACCAATTTATTATAAAGGATTAATTGAACCTCCAAATGAGGATACCATAAGTATTTGGGATGAATTTTCATATATGAATCTGGATAAATGGAATCCATTTGGTTCTTGGCAAAATATGAATTATGAATTAAATTTAATAGTAGCTAACATAGTATATTCCTTCAACATAACCGAATCGTATCTACCTATTGCAATAATACTATTAATCTCCATGGTGGTAGTTGCATTCTCAAAATCAATCAAAAAAACTTCAAGAAATAATTTAAAATATTTGCTATTAACTATATTTGTTTATACAGGGGGGTATTGTTTAATTACTCCGGAATGGCGTTATTTATGGTTTATATTCTTATTATTAATGATTTCAGGATTTTACATTATAGATCTTTTAAACAAAAATAATGTCATAACTGTTAAAACAAGAAATATTATGTTGATTTTTTTAATATGTACTTTAATTTTCCAACCAATCCTTGAAATAAACTATTTCGTAAACCAAAAAGATAATTCGTATTATTTAAGTAATTCACTACAAAAAGAGTTTAATATTAATGGCAATTTAGCTTCAAACAGTTGGAGTACTTTAGAAATTGCATATTACTTAAACAGTAAATTTTATGGAAACATTACCACGGACAATTCCACACTACTAAATCAAGAATTGATGAAATTTAATATTGATTATTATTTTTCATGGAATTCAACTTCAAACTATAATTTATCTAACTATCATGAGATCACTAACAACAAAATAGATGGACTTAAGATATATTCTAGGAAATAGGCTGGAATAAACAATAAATCTTAGGCAAAAAAAAATTTAAGACTTAGTTAATGGATTACATTCTGTTAATAGTTGAACTTCTCGCAGTATTAAGTACACTATTCACACTATCGGCTATTTGATGTGCCATATTAGTTATAAATGCGCCTGCTACAATTACAATCACTAGTAGTACGCCCATGATTAAAATCATTTCGGCACTTATTTGACCTTTTTCATCCATTAACATAGCCTCAGTTTAATTAATTTATTTTATACTTGATCTAACGCCATTTACATCTTGTGATGCGTTTAGGCCGGAATTTTGGGAGAAGTATGCTCTGTATATTATTAGTGCAGCTACTGCAATGACTATAACCCCACCGAATAATAGAATATACTCTGCTGCTCCTTGTCCACCTTCATCTTTTAATATGTCCATTGTTTACCTCCTTAAATATTAACATAATATATTTAACACATAATTATATTTAAATCTACTTAAAATTTTTTTATTTTGGATGTTTAATACGTTGTAAATTTGAAGATGGATCAAAAATATTGTTCTTTATTATTTGTGGTATGTGATGCTAAATAAAATAACCCTTTAATAATATTATTAGCATGTTATTTGTTTCCACCTTCATTCTAATGTGCCCATATTATTATCACCAATTGCATTTGTTTGATAACTATTTGGTTTCTAATTACTGATATCATCCCCCTTTCACCAATAATTACTAATTATTTCTACTTTGCTTCCCATCTAAATATATTTTTAAAAATTTATTGTGACAAATTTCACATATCTGATATTTTCTATTAATTGAAAATAATCTAATTTATTTTAATGTCAGATTATATTATATTATATTTTAATTTGGTTTGTAAATGTTAAATTATCTTGGAAATTATTTTAATTTTAGATTTATTTAAACTATTACTTCATTTGATTACCATGAACATCACAAAATAAATAGTTTTTAAATAGTTTTATGTGCATATATTCACACAACAAGATGAGTTAAGTGAAATTATGCCAAAAAATTATAACATGAAAGAAACAATTCTTGAACTATTAAATGGGCGAGAATTGTCGAAAAAAGAACTGTTGGAAGAAATAAGACGCGAATCAGAACGTTCTACTTCTGATAAAACTCTTAATGAATCTTTAATGACCCTTTTAAGGGAAAAAAGGATATACATAACTAACTATGACTTTTCGATATACAACGATGTTAAGAGGATTCAATCAATAAAGCCTGAGGGTATTGTTTTTGGGTTGATGAAAACTGATTTTGTAGAAATAGAAACTTTGATCAAGCTTCTTGAAAGTAACGATGTAGATGAAGTTAAACTTGCCTCATCAAAACTTAAAATGAATTTCAGAAACAAGATGGATGAACTCAATTTTAGAGTATCATCGATTAAAAATGAAGATTTGGATGCACTGTTTAACAGAATAATATTTTATATATACTCTCAATCAGAAGATCAAAAAAGAATTCTTATAAATAAACTAGCTTGGAGTTTGAGTAACGAAAATGGATCACTAGACCTATTTGAGGATCTCCTCAACTTTATTGATCACCAAAGCTAGTTTTTTTATTTTATCAAGCTTATATAAAAAAAAAAATCATGAATTAGCTTATGCTACTGCGAATTTTATTTAAATCTTGTGAAGCCCTAAAAGCTTGGGTTCCTGGATTGAAATAGTCTTTATATATAACTAATACTGCTACAGCTATAACAATTACACCACCGAACAATAAAATATACTCGGCAGCACCTTGTCCGCTACAATCATTAATAATATTCATATAATTCCCCCAATAACATAATTATCATCATGATTATATATTACAATTTAATATTCAGTAATACGGTATATAAATCTTCCTAAAAAGTAATAAAATTCTTTAAACAAAAGAAAGTTTTATTAAGGACCATAACCATTTTGAATGGTTTGTTAAATAAAATTAAATCATTTATATTAACCAGAAACCAATTAATTATTTGTGAAAATCATGAGAGTACTTATCATGCCCTGCGGCATAGGTATGGGGCACACATCTAGATGTGTTACCATTGCAAAGGAATTGGAAAAAATAGGAGTAGAAGTAGCCTTTGCAAGCTATGGTTCAGGATACAAAATATTGAGTAATCACTACAACTACGAGCTATACAAACTCCCTGAAATTAAATTTTACGGGGTTGAATGTGAACTGGATATCAAGTACACGGCAAAAAAATCTATAAATGTCCCATTTGTATTTCTTAAAAGTATTTACAAAGAAAGTAGGATGATTAAAAAGTTTAAGCCCGATATTATCATTGCGGATTCTCATTTTTCTGTTCCAATAACTGCAAAGGTGCATGGAATTCCATGTGTCATGATCCAAAATGAGCTTACACTGAACTTCGCAGAACTCTATCCCGATGAGAAAACCATGGAATATCTTGAATCTGGTCTTAAAAAATTTGTGGCAGATGTATGCAACCTTTCTAAGGTTGTAATGATTCCTGATGTTCCAGGATCCATAGAAATACCTACAAAACTTGAAAATAAAGTGGTACATACCGGCCCGTTGCTAAGGGAAGATCCACGTAAGATGAAGGATAAACAACAACTGAGAAGCGAAATGGGATTTAATTCCTGCGACAGGATTGTTTTGGTTACAGTTGGTGGGAGTGAATTCGGCCTTGAGCTCTTAAAATTAATATGCTTAGCTTCTTCAACCATTGATGCCGATAAAATTGTTGTTGTATCCGGACCCCAGATAAATGACGATTTGATACTTGAGACTGAAAAGATCGTCAAAAAAAAATTTTTATCCAACATGATGGAATGGATGAAAATATCAGATGTTATTGTCACATTGGCAGGTCACACAACAACGATGGAAGTTGCTGCACTGGGAATTCCCAATCTTACTGTGCCCATTGAAAAACATCCAGAACAGCTCAGAAATGGTTCGAATATTAAGAAATATGGAATTTCAATAGTTGAAGAACTAAAAAATCTGAACATAGAAAATATATCGGACAATATAAACTTCTTATTAGAAAATACAGATATTCAATCGAAAGTTGAGTCAGTTAAAACCAAATTTTCATCCTATACTGGAACAAAGAATGCTGTGAAGATCATAATGGATAATTCCAGATTAAACTTCTAAAATTGATTTATATTTACTTGATATGAATTTTATTTAAAAAATACCATCAATATCTTCTATTTTATATCTAATATTCATAAGCAGCTCTCTAAAATTTAATATATTTTTCTTTTGTTTATGTAATGGGTATTATACAACTCTTCAACCCTAAAAACTTCGGTTCACTCATGCATTTAATTTTGTTAACTGTGTGTGTTAAGAATGTAGTTTTAAATACTAAATGGATAATATTATACATTAAAAAACTATAGGTTATTATCAAGAGTTGGATTGCAGTATAAATGCTGATATTTCCTGACGATTATAACTGAATTTGGGGCAGATTATACAATTGGAGGTTAAGGATGATCAATTTACTCGTCACAATATTTGGGGGATTATTGCTTATTGCGGGCTTTTTTGGAATGTCTTTTGGTTTTGCTACACCGCCCGATTTTGGATTGTTTATAGTGGGGTTAATTTCTTCAGTTTTTGGAATTATTTTGATGATATTCTTTTCAGGAAGAATCAACCTGTCATCGAAATCTAAGAAACCTAAAAAACTTCCAAAACAAACAGTTAAACCTGTAATGACCAAAGAAAAAAAGGGACCGATTGAAAGGATAGAAAAATCAATAAAACCTCCTGCAAAATCAAAAACAACCCCTAAAATTAAACCCAAACCTTCCCCAGAAGTATCAAAAGCATCAAAAGCATCAAAAGCATCACCAGAAAGACCTGAAAAGCAATTAAAAAAGATCGAACCCATCGTATCCAGACCTGTCCCAAAAAAGGTCAACACTTCTGAGGAAAAAGAAATCCTTGAAAAGACAACCAAACCTCCAGAACTATCTGGCCAAACTAAAAAACCTGTTACAGTCGCAAGGGGTTTAGAAATCCAAAACAAGGAACCTTCAAAAGTAAAACCCACACCCAAACCAGTAACATCTCAACCTAGAATAGTACCAACACCAGTGAACAAAAAACAGCCAGAAAAAACTGAGGATAATAAAAAATCTAGCCCAGTTAAACCTGTACTTCTGAAAGAAACTACAAATAACTCTGAAACAGTTGAAGATAAACCTAAACCTGTACCCAAGCATGTGGATGTTTCAAAATTAAATTTAAAAACAAAACCAGCATCCGATAGAGAAGATCAGGAATTTGTTAAAAACCGTCTGAACAGACTCAAAGAGAACTACATAAAAAATGCTAAAGATATTGAAAGCATAATAGACGAACGTTTAGATTCCTTCAAAGGAACACTTGACACTTTAAAGTCCGAATCGCAAGAACCAAGCATCATATGGTCTTTCGATGCAGGGGATGTTCAAGATGCCCTAAAAGACACAATTTCCAAGGCCAATGAAAAGGTACTGATAATGTACCCCTGGATACGCAACATCGATGTGGCAATACTCAAAAAATTCATGGAAACTGATAGCAGAATGATTATTCAAGAGGCTAGTCTGGATGATGATACATCTGTAGAGCTCATAAAACTTCTCGAGGAAAATGAAGTGAAAATCAGGACAATGCCTCATATTCACACAGTAGCTGTTGTATCGGACAACACAAATGGATTAATAATATCAACGGATCCTATTTATGAAAGTTTTGAAGTAGGGGTTATGTACAAAGACCAAAAA is part of the Methanobacterium lacus genome and encodes:
- a CDS encoding class III signal peptide-containing protein, which gives rise to MLMDEKGQISAEMILIMGVLLVIVIVAGAFITNMAHQIADSVNSVLNTARSSTINRM
- a CDS encoding glycosyltransferase family 2 protein; protein product: MNSPRVAIVILNWNGWKDTIECLESVFQINYRNYTVVLVDNNSTDDSVQKIVEYAQGKINVESDFFDYSSLNKPIDYQILNKNGNVDKNPNKQLTLIINHKNDGFAEGNNIGMKYALENLESKYVLLLNNDTVVDKYFLDSLVKEGENNKKIGFLGSKIYYYDKPETIWCVGGKIDWKFARGLHIGNQEHDHGQYQIKNHFDYISGAALLIKKELLEDVGLLDEKYFLYFEETDLELRAALKGYENIYIPKSKIWHKVSRSGGGISNEVGLYYITRNRWIFMKKWAKPGDFLIFIILQIFMAITLPILLSIYHTNKNLFITYYRGLFDGIF
- a CDS encoding class III signal peptide-containing protein, whose amino-acid sequence is MDILKDEGGQGAAEYILLFGGVIVIAVAALIIYRAYFSQNSGLNASQDVNGVRSSIK
- a CDS encoding glycosyltransferase family A protein — translated: MEKKYDLTVAYRIYPKISCTPAIYGDDKYKLSEFCLKSFKESLGNLKVKMIVLLDGCPPKYRELFLKYFDESDIDFFELDKIGNLPTFSLQINLLLKQNYSEIIYFAEDDYYYHPNQFFEMIDFFNKNDDVDFITPYDHSDYYNRNIHNIKRYERMYNGRQWKTASSTCLTFLTSKKILDETQNIFLTYQKGNTDLGLWLSLTKSSLDPKIIIKSLNIYTIKSLYKTFVLTQDQIHNGKTWKLWFPIPTIATHLEKEFISPTINWENIVSKELNK
- a CDS encoding acyltransferase, producing the protein MVKFRNLLLNHQDEIVEKGNNNKNIILGVEYKSKSELPVIGKNSFIRSNTVIYNDVNIGDNFTTGHGVVVREKTYIGDNVLIGTNSIVEGYTSIGNDVNIQSSVYIPKNSLIEDNVFIGPCACFTNDKYPLRIDYDLKGPVIRTGASIGSNSTFLSDIEIGKGAMVAAGAIVTIDVPEYFLAIGAPARIKPLPKHLKKLNKTR
- a CDS encoding UDP-glucuronic acid decarboxylase family protein, encoding MVTVIITGVAGFVGSHLADKFVNKGFHVIGIDNFLTGSIENISSLLDKDNFEFIEHDIIKPIKLDEKIDIILHFACPASPEDYLQYPLETLRVDSIGTYNTLEMSRENNARYIFASTSEIYGDPLVNPQPETYWGNVHSTGLRSVYDESKRFSEALSMAYYREYCLDVRIVRIFNTYGPRMKLNDGRVVPNFISQALKNEDLTVYGEGTQTRSFCYVKDLVEGIFKISNTDNLNGNIMNLGNPDEYKILDFAKIIINKTNSNSKITFKDLPEDDPKLRCPDISKVQSLIEWKPQTSLDNGLQETIKFLKSKLE
- a CDS encoding class III signal peptide-containing protein, with product MNIINDCSGQGAAEYILLFGGVIVIAVAVLVIYKDYFNPGTQAFRASQDLNKIRSSIS
- a CDS encoding glycosyltransferase family 2 protein, yielding MKISVIVPMFNEELNVQRTLSEINNALNDYSDFEIIAVDDGSTDKTFSLLNEFRAKNSHIIVLKHKTNYGMGKAIRTGFEESDGDIIITIDADLSYRALNIPVLVSELENDISIDIVVGSQYMEGGDVKNVPFNRLFISKVANKFIGYSMTENLNTVTGVLRAYRREVLESMEIESNGTKINLEILSKAIATGFKIKEVPVVLEGRELGESKIKIKSKTISHVLFSFYEKPMILFGVIGLFMLLIGIISGIYLFYQYFLGTLDPTRPLMIFMVLMIISGIQILIFGFIATQISLLKREIFIVQKENKLLRKRLK
- a CDS encoding glycosyltransferase family 39 protein, whose translation is MRNWSILKNNWDILIIFISYFFLVILIFPYFQFKILGDEISYINIAHAYALGHWANAINGYWSPMYSWLMVPFLIIFGFKPIYGVYISKFISIFIGLFTIFCVRRMSQKLDINKNIERILLFVLVPSITFFVLLYNTPDLLLASLLILYLSILFQRNYADNLKYAVLCGIIGALAFFTKSFAFPFFIITFILFNLIFYFRIKIQIQRKNILKGSILGLTIFLLISGLWIGVIDEKYDKPTISTSGEYNQALVGPEYKVNIMDTGISPIYYKGLIEPPNEDTISIWDEFSYMNLDKWNPFGSWQNMNYELNLIVANIVYSFNITESYLPIAIILLISMVVVAFSKSIKKTSRNNLKYLLLTIFVYTGGYCLITPEWRYLWFIFLLLMISGFYIIDLLNKNNVITVKTRNIMLIFLICTLIFQPILEINYFVNQKDNSYYLSNSLQKEFNINGNLASNSWSTLEIAYYLNSKFYGNITTDNSTLLNQELMKFNIDYYFSWNSTSNYNLSNYHEITNNKIDGLKIYSRK
- a CDS encoding UDP-N-acetylglucosamine--N-acetylmuramyl-(pentapeptide) pyrophosphoryl-undecaprenol N-acetylglucosamine transferase: MRVLIMPCGIGMGHTSRCVTIAKELEKIGVEVAFASYGSGYKILSNHYNYELYKLPEIKFYGVECELDIKYTAKKSINVPFVFLKSIYKESRMIKKFKPDIIIADSHFSVPITAKVHGIPCVMIQNELTLNFAELYPDEKTMEYLESGLKKFVADVCNLSKVVMIPDVPGSIEIPTKLENKVVHTGPLLREDPRKMKDKQQLRSEMGFNSCDRIVLVTVGGSEFGLELLKLICLASSTIDADKIVVVSGPQINDDLILETEKIVKKKFLSNMMEWMKISDVIVTLAGHTTTMEVAALGIPNLTVPIEKHPEQLRNGSNIKKYGISIVEELKNLNIENISDNINFLLENTDIQSKVESVKTKFSSYTGTKNAVKIIMDNSRLNF